One Euwallacea fornicatus isolate EFF26 chromosome 14, ASM4011564v1, whole genome shotgun sequence genomic region harbors:
- the Pus10 gene encoding putative tRNA pseudouridine synthase Pus10 isoform X1: protein MSVNSKEDLISVVNFLQDLSCCTRCVLRLIGVQITESRNPYLHPKEYLNKLVSQQISEDNSQSGISEPCSKKTKSNICTVCLDCFNQENIEIFAEGFKSLDINTYNYPNFSFNVSFPKCLSIRTHSMFLHLKDQFPKFNFGNLYDNKDGLNDLFILEPHKIFRAAAMGTFSKTLDKQYHPKSHLSFLMSLTYENDNKEVEKMRHIIKTKLRKRETKISRNNISECLKDTEDKVFKQTFLLPPQTPDKSVILEKIDIVVDPVYLGGRYLKFKRNVGQTPWVIDGVSVAEHNVQEILFEAISNVLGFSKSNMTFTTSGREDIDVRMLGQGRPFYIKIDNPRNRQFSSEQLQEIERQVIKSKMAAVIKLQPVFASNLKKIKCGEASKKKTYRALCKTTAPNIKDVISIINKQNGELKISQITVMRVLHRRTLMVREKAIYKMKATEILGHDLFELEVITQAGTYVKEFVHGDFERTYPSITSLVGYPTDLVALDCIDIDLVWPEENNSNNEV, encoded by the exons ATGAGCGTTAACTCAAAGGAAGATCTTATTTcagttgtaaattttcttcaagacTTGAGTTGTTGTACAAGATGTGTTCTAAGGCTTATTGGAGTTCAGATAACTGAAAGTCGAAACCCTTATTTACACCCAAAAGAATATCTAAACAAACTG gtTTCACAACAAATTTCTGAAGATAATAGTCAAAGTGGAATTTCTGAACCTTGttctaaaaaaacaaaatcaaatatatgCACTGTGTGTTTGGACTGTTTCAatcaagaaaatattgaaatatttgctgaGGGTTTTAAATCACTTGACATCAACACATATAATTAccctaatttttcatttaatgtgAGTTTCCCAAAATGCTTGTCTATAAGAACACACAGTATGTTCCTACATTTAAAGGatcaatttccaaagtttaattttggaaatctaTATGACAATAAAGATG GGttgaatgatttatttatattggaGCCCCATAAAATATTTCGTGCTGCAGCAATGGGTACTTTTTCCAAAACTTTAGACAAGCAGTATCATCCAAAATCACATCTTAGTTTTCTGATGTCACTAACTTATGAAAATGACAATAAA GAAGTTGAAAAGATGAGACATATAATAAAAACCAAGCTGCGAAAACGCGAAACAAAAATCAGTAGGAATAATATATCTGAATGCCTAAAAGACACAGAGGATAAGGTGtttaaacaaacctttttgcTTCCACCTCAAACACCAGATAAATCAGTTATATTAGAGAAAATTGATATCGTTGTTGATCCAGTGTACCTTGGAggaagatatttaaaatttaaaaggaatGTAGGCCAAACTCCTTGGGTTATTGATGGAGTAAGTGTTGCAGAACATAATGTGCAAGAAATTCTTTTTGAAGCAATTTCCAATGTATTAGG ATTTTCAAAGAGTAACATGACTTTTACAACTAGTGGAAGGGAAGATATTGATGTACGTATGTTAGGCCAAGGAAGGcctttttacattaaaattgacAATCCCAGAAATAGACAGTTTTCCTCAGAACAACTGCAGGAAATTGAAAGACAA gTAATTAAATCGAAGATGGCTGCAGTAATAAAACTGCAACCagtttttgcttcaaatttgaaaaagattAAATGTGGGGAGGCTTCAAAGAAGAAGACATACAGGGCTTTATGTAAAACTACTGCTCCAAATATTAAGGATGTCATATCAAtaatcaataaacaaaatggtGAACTAAAAATTTCCCAAATAACTGTGATGAGGGTGTTACACAGACGAACATTGATGGTTAGAGAAAAGGCGATTTACAAAATGAAAGCAACAGAAATATTAG gtCATGATTTATTTGAACTGGAAGTGATAACTCAAGCAGGCACATATGTAAAGGAATTTGTTCATGGTGATTTTGAAAGGACTTATCCTAGTATTACTTCTTTAGTTGGATATCCTACTGATTTAGTTGCTTTGGATTGCATTGATATTGATCTGGTTTGGCCTGAAGAAAATAATAGTAACAATGAAGTATAA
- the Pus10 gene encoding tRNA pseudouridine synthase Pus10 isoform X2, producing the protein MFTMVSQQISEDNSQSGISEPCSKKTKSNICTVCLDCFNQENIEIFAEGFKSLDINTYNYPNFSFNVSFPKCLSIRTHSMFLHLKDQFPKFNFGNLYDNKDGLNDLFILEPHKIFRAAAMGTFSKTLDKQYHPKSHLSFLMSLTYENDNKEVEKMRHIIKTKLRKRETKISRNNISECLKDTEDKVFKQTFLLPPQTPDKSVILEKIDIVVDPVYLGGRYLKFKRNVGQTPWVIDGVSVAEHNVQEILFEAISNVLGFSKSNMTFTTSGREDIDVRMLGQGRPFYIKIDNPRNRQFSSEQLQEIERQVIKSKMAAVIKLQPVFASNLKKIKCGEASKKKTYRALCKTTAPNIKDVISIINKQNGELKISQITVMRVLHRRTLMVREKAIYKMKATEILGHDLFELEVITQAGTYVKEFVHGDFERTYPSITSLVGYPTDLVALDCIDIDLVWPEENNSNNEV; encoded by the exons ATGTTCACAATG gtTTCACAACAAATTTCTGAAGATAATAGTCAAAGTGGAATTTCTGAACCTTGttctaaaaaaacaaaatcaaatatatgCACTGTGTGTTTGGACTGTTTCAatcaagaaaatattgaaatatttgctgaGGGTTTTAAATCACTTGACATCAACACATATAATTAccctaatttttcatttaatgtgAGTTTCCCAAAATGCTTGTCTATAAGAACACACAGTATGTTCCTACATTTAAAGGatcaatttccaaagtttaattttggaaatctaTATGACAATAAAGATG GGttgaatgatttatttatattggaGCCCCATAAAATATTTCGTGCTGCAGCAATGGGTACTTTTTCCAAAACTTTAGACAAGCAGTATCATCCAAAATCACATCTTAGTTTTCTGATGTCACTAACTTATGAAAATGACAATAAA GAAGTTGAAAAGATGAGACATATAATAAAAACCAAGCTGCGAAAACGCGAAACAAAAATCAGTAGGAATAATATATCTGAATGCCTAAAAGACACAGAGGATAAGGTGtttaaacaaacctttttgcTTCCACCTCAAACACCAGATAAATCAGTTATATTAGAGAAAATTGATATCGTTGTTGATCCAGTGTACCTTGGAggaagatatttaaaatttaaaaggaatGTAGGCCAAACTCCTTGGGTTATTGATGGAGTAAGTGTTGCAGAACATAATGTGCAAGAAATTCTTTTTGAAGCAATTTCCAATGTATTAGG ATTTTCAAAGAGTAACATGACTTTTACAACTAGTGGAAGGGAAGATATTGATGTACGTATGTTAGGCCAAGGAAGGcctttttacattaaaattgacAATCCCAGAAATAGACAGTTTTCCTCAGAACAACTGCAGGAAATTGAAAGACAA gTAATTAAATCGAAGATGGCTGCAGTAATAAAACTGCAACCagtttttgcttcaaatttgaaaaagattAAATGTGGGGAGGCTTCAAAGAAGAAGACATACAGGGCTTTATGTAAAACTACTGCTCCAAATATTAAGGATGTCATATCAAtaatcaataaacaaaatggtGAACTAAAAATTTCCCAAATAACTGTGATGAGGGTGTTACACAGACGAACATTGATGGTTAGAGAAAAGGCGATTTACAAAATGAAAGCAACAGAAATATTAG gtCATGATTTATTTGAACTGGAAGTGATAACTCAAGCAGGCACATATGTAAAGGAATTTGTTCATGGTGATTTTGAAAGGACTTATCCTAGTATTACTTCTTTAGTTGGATATCCTACTGATTTAGTTGCTTTGGATTGCATTGATATTGATCTGGTTTGGCCTGAAGAAAATAATAGTAACAATGAAGTATAA
- the LOC136343339 gene encoding peptidyl-prolyl cis-trans isomerase H, giving the protein MPNWNQIQTQLRHPANPVVFFDVAVGTTEIGRMIFELFADVVPKTSENFRQFCTGEFRKDGVPLGYKGASFHRVIKDFMIQGGDFVNGDGTGVMSIYGGGTFSDENFSLKHDTPGLLSMANSGKDTNGCQFFITCAKCNFLDSKHVVFGRVIDGLLVMRKVENVPTGPNNKPKIPVTIVQCGQM; this is encoded by the exons ATGCCCAACTGGAACCAAATTCAAACTCAACTGAGACATCCAGCAAACCCAGTGGTTTTCTTTGATGTAGCAGTGGGAACTACA GAAATTGGCCGAATGATATTTGAGTTATTTGCTGATGTTGTTCCAAAAACAAGTGAGAATTTTAGACAATTCTGTACAGGAGAGTTCCGTAAAGATGGAGTTCCTCTTGGATACAAAGGAGCAAGTTTCCATAGAGTCATTAAAGATTTCATGATACAAGGAGGGGATTTTGTGAAT GGAGATGGTACAGGTGTCATGAGCATATATGGAGGAGGAACATTCTCTGATGAAAACTTCTCATTAAAACATGATACTCCTGGACTGCTTTCAATGGCAAATAGTGGCAAAGACACAAATGGGTGCCAGTTTTTTATAACATGTgcaaagtgtaattttttagatagtAAACATGTAGTATTTGGAAGGGTAATTGATGGACTTTTGGTAATGCGGAAAGTTGAAAATGTTCCTACAGGACCAAATAACAAACCCAAAATACCAGTCACTATTGTACAATGTGGACAAATGTAG
- the LOC136343310 gene encoding oocyte zinc finger protein XlCOF6-like encodes MAASNVYSGDILMEIDSNPDPNPNTILSFDDTNIVIKNDFSDGLEINLSVKCRGCFVEDQEMHYLFTAFDQQLSLADILFRTTSVVCKEGDGFPPYLCTRCTICVIDFFNFKIQYQKTDLYVQTLLGKTIKGEKDFGEVTKLQSDLHRGLNDESDNVGTVKDDSIGSEAEESFDADEEKRLLMPKVNGLTVISPQYCNECNQSFEIGTDYETHSAKEHGVNPFTKFHTFRTLVIENDKAMAVARKKKKLEASASRKISAFKEFLSNDGKFCRICRRMIPEEDFKEHWETHKVHICEECGYRCIKKCDLNSHMLSIHNNERNFVCSLCGKSYKTKQLLRRHHVVHLNLRLHSCDICGNRFNDSSTLKTHIQLRHIRSRNFVCPICGLAYPMKATLDKHILRHNKNRPPRFFCEDCENPFRDRSSLKRHYLVKHTNAFVRPACSFCDKSYCSTTKLRYHVERHHSGKPVERKKRGRKRVTEDDIEEFLSSDSCESDSKDSETEEQDREPKLENGDDEDSCKNSEGINDQQVQTQKKYYLYKNKEPADSISEGTETSGDSE; translated from the exons ATGGCGGCGTCTAATGTGTATTCAGGCgatattttaatggaaattgatTCAAACCCGGATCCAAATCCAAACACAATTCTTTCGTTTGACGATACAaacattgttattaaaaatgattttagcgATGGACTGGAAATCAATTTATCCGTTAAATGCCGAGGATGTTTTGTGGAAGATCAAGAGATGCATTATTTGTTCACTGCCTTTGATCAACAGCTAAGTTTGGCTGATATTCTGTTTCGTACCACATCAGTGGTG TGCAAAGAAGGTGATGGATTTCCCCCCTACCTGTGCACCCGATGCACAATATGTGTCAttgatttcttcaattttaaaatccaaTATCAGAAAACAGACCTATATGTGCAAACTCTGCTCGGTAAGACAATAAAAGGAGAGAAAGATTTTGGCGAAGTGACTAAACTTCAATCAGATTTGCATAGAGGGTTAAATGATGAGAGTGATAATGTGGGCACAGTAAAGGACGATAGTATTGGTAGTGAAGCTGAAGAGTCATTTGATGCAGATGAAGAGAAAAGGTTACTTATGCCTAAAGTGAATGGATTAACAG taatttctcCACAATATTGTAACGAATGTAATCAGAGTTTCGAAATCGGCACAGACTATGAAACGCATAGTGCTAAAGAACATGGTGTAAATCCATTTACCAAATTCCATACCTTTAGAACACTGGTAATTGAAAACGACAAAGCAATGGCAGTGGctagaaaaaagaaaaaactggaAGCAAGTGCATCGCGTAAAATTTCCGCTTTCAAAGAGTTTTTGAGTAATGACGGTAAATTTTGCCGCATTTGCCGACGTATGATCCCTGAGGAGGATTTTAAAGAACATTGGGAAACGCATAAA GTTCACATCTGTGAAGAATGCGGTTATAGATGCATTAAAAAGTGCGATTTAAATAGCCATATGTTGTCTATTCACAATAATGaaaggaattttgtttgttctCTGTGTGGTAAATCTTATAAAACCAAGCAGTTACTAAGAAGA CACCACGTAGTACACTTAAATCTTCGTCTTCATTCCTGCGATATATGCGGTAATAGGTTTAATGACAGCAGTACTCTTAAAACTCACATACAACTGCGTCATATTAGAAGCAGGAATTTTGTGTGTCCAATTTGTGGCCTTGCCTACCCCATGAAAGCCACCCTTGACAAACATATTCTAAGACACAATAAAAACAGACCGCCTCGATTCTTTTGTGAGGATT GTGAAAATCCATTCCGAGATAGATCGTCGTTAAAAAGGCATTACTTGGTGAAACACACCAATGCTTTTGTAAGACCGGCTTGTAGTTTTTGCGATAAAAGTTATTGTTCTACTACTAAGCTTCGTTATCACGTCGAAAGACACCATTCCGGAAAACCAGTGGAACGGAAGAAACGGGGTAGGAAGAGGGTGACTGAGGACGATATTGAGGAGTTTTTGAGTAGTGACAGTTGTGAAAGTGACAGCAAGGACAGTGAGACTGAAGAGCAGGATAGGGAGCCTAAACTTGAGAATGGTGACGATGAGGATTCGTGCAAGAACAGTGAAGG TATCAACGACCAGCAAGTTCAAACCCAAAAAAAGTACTACTTGTACAAGAACAAAGAACCGGCAGACTCGATCTCTGAGGGCACCGAAACCTCGGGAGATTCGGAGTAA
- the dnc gene encoding 3',5'-cyclic-AMP phosphodiesterase isoform X14, with protein sequence MLSSPDDLPVTGRHRVLKKSLSQEAFDVVSRVPPNSDKLFDNLPWMNIMADIAITAAIAEMKFKRMLNKELSHFSESSRSGNQISEYICSTFLDKQQELDIPTVLRLDEAAEAPKGAPRKERPRAPTTMSQISGVNRKLCHTNSFTGEKLPTYGVETPFEEDLGKCLMEIDRWGVDMFRIGELSNERPLTCVAYTVFSSRDLLKTMLIPPKTFITYMMTVEDHYVKENPFHNSLHAADVTQSTHVLLNTPALESVFTPLEITAALFAACVHDVDHPGLTNQFLINSSSELAIMYNDESVLENHHLAVAFKLLSNDGCDIFLNMSKKQRQTLRKMVIDMVLSTDMSKHMTLLADLKTMVETKKVAGSGVLLLDNYTDRIQVLQNLVHCADLSNPTKPLRLYRLWVERLMEEFFRQGDKEREGNMDISPMCDRHNATIEKSQVGFIDYIVHPLWETWADLVHPDAQDILDTLEENRDWYQNAIPASPPAEEEEPGDPQRSGNIRFQVTLEEGDAESETESAGPM encoded by the exons ATGTTGTCGTCACCTGACGACTTACCTGTGACCGGCCGCCACAGGGTGTTGAAGAAGTCCTTATCCCAGGAAGCTTTCGACGTCGTTTCTAGGGTGCCCCCCAACTCTGATAAGCTATTCGATAACCTTCCGTGGATGAATATTATGGCCGATATTGCCATAACTGCTGCAATTGCCGAGATGAAG TTCAAACGTATGCTAAACAAAGAGCTGTCCCACTTTTCGGAATCCAGCCGCTCTGGAAATCAGATCTCCGAGTACATCTGTTCAACCTTCTTGGACAAGCAGCAAGAATTAGATATCCCCACTGTACTCCGTTTAGATGAGGCGGCGGAAGCGCCAAAGGGGGCTCCGCGTAAGGAGCGCCCCCGGGCCCCCACCACCATGTCGCAGATATCCGGAGTAAACCGGAAATTGTGCCACACCAACTCGTTTACCGGTGAAAAACTGCCCACCTATGGAGTGGAAACTCCATTTGAAGAGGATTTAG gaaaatgtttaatggaaATAGACAGATGGGGTGTGGATATGTTCAGAATCGGAGAACTCAGTAACGAGAGACCCTTGACCTGTGTAGCTTACACTGTATTCTCCAGCCGAGACCTCTTGAAAACTATGTTAATCCCGCCAAAAACCTTCATCACGTACATGATGACCGTAGAAGACCATTATGTTAAGGAAAACCCTTTCCACAACTCGCTGCACGCAGCCGACGTAACGCAGAGCACGCACGTCCTCCTCAACACCCCGGCCTTAGAGTCCGTTTTCACTCCTTTGGAAATAACCGCAGCCCTGTTCGCCGCTTGTGTCCACGATGTGGACCATCCAGGTCTAACCaatcagtttttaataaactccAGTTCCGAGCTGGCTATCATGTATAACGACGAAAGTGTACTAGAAAACCATCACTTGGCCGTGGCATTTAAGCTCCTGTCCAATGACGGTTGCGATATCTTCCTCAACATGTCAAAAAAGCAAAGACAGACGCTCAGAAAGATGGTCATTGACATGGTTCTGAGCACCGACATGTCCAAACATATGACTCTGCTCGCCGACTTGAAGACCATGGTAGAAACGAAGAAGGTAGCAGGAAGTGGAGTGCTACTGCTTGATAACTATACCGACAGGATCCAAGTGTTGCAAAACTTGGTGCACTGTGCTGACTTGAGCAATCCCACCAAACCCTTGCGTTTATATAG aCTTTGGGTAGAACGCTTGATGGAGGAATTCTTCCGCCAAGGAGACAAGGAACGGGAAGGGAACATGGACATATCTCCCATGTGCGATCGTCACAACGCAACCATTGAGAAGTCGCAGGTCGGTTTCATAGATTACATCGTGCATCCGCTCTGGGAGACGTGGGCAGACCTCGTACACCCCGACGCTCAGGACATCCTAGACACGTTAGAAGAAAATCGCGACTGGTATCAAAACGCCATACCTGCCAGCCCACCGGCAGAAGAAGAGGAACCCGGAGATCCTCAACGAAGCGGAAATATTCGCTTTCAA GTAACATTAGAAGAAGGCGACGCCGAATCCGAAACAGAATCGGCCGGCCCAATGTGA